One window from the genome of Hyperolius riggenbachi isolate aHypRig1 chromosome 6, aHypRig1.pri, whole genome shotgun sequence encodes:
- the CFAP68 gene encoding cilia- and flagella-associated protein 68 isoform X1, whose translation MEMTSHGILSLGNSGKHSWSGRMAYYSSDVKADGHGEVWFDFGPDSKLRQYGWRCTTKEDSYSNKTLLGNWNQERFDLRKIEERKPLPSQVLMYAHYFETSYSMDYNCKGNSSVRQAIKREPHVFPGHQPELGPPQYRSLQKSCYMMDYDHS comes from the exons ATGGAAATGACATCACATGGCATCTTATCACTAGGCAACAGTGGGAAACACTCGTGGAG TGGCAGAATGGCATATTATAGTTCTGATGTGAAAGCTGATGGGCATGGGGAAGTGTGGTttgactttgggcctgattctaaGCTCAGGCAGTATGGCTGGAGATGTACCACTAAAGAGGATTCCTATTCCAACAAGACTCTGCTGGGAAACTGGAACCAGGAGCGTTTTGACCTACGCAAAATAGAAGAAAGGAAGCCTTTACCTTCTCAGGTACTAATG TATGCTCACTATTTTGAAACCTCTTATTCTATGGATTACAACTGCAAAGGCAACTCATCTGTGAGGCAAG CGATTAAGAGAGAGCCCCATGTATTTCCAGGACATCAGCCAGAATTGGGCCCACCTCAGTACAGAAGTCTCCAAAAGTCCTGTTACATGATGGACTACGACCACTCCTAG
- the CFAP68 gene encoding cilia- and flagella-associated protein 68 isoform X2 has translation MEMTSHGILSLGNSGKHSWSGRMAYYSSDVKADGHGEVWFDFGPDSKLRQYGWRCTTKEDSYSNKTLLGNWNQERFDLRKIEERKPLPSQYAHYFETSYSMDYNCKGNSSVRQAIKREPHVFPGHQPELGPPQYRSLQKSCYMMDYDHS, from the exons ATGGAAATGACATCACATGGCATCTTATCACTAGGCAACAGTGGGAAACACTCGTGGAG TGGCAGAATGGCATATTATAGTTCTGATGTGAAAGCTGATGGGCATGGGGAAGTGTGGTttgactttgggcctgattctaaGCTCAGGCAGTATGGCTGGAGATGTACCACTAAAGAGGATTCCTATTCCAACAAGACTCTGCTGGGAAACTGGAACCAGGAGCGTTTTGACCTACGCAAAATAGAAGAAAGGAAGCCTTTACCTTCTCAG TATGCTCACTATTTTGAAACCTCTTATTCTATGGATTACAACTGCAAAGGCAACTCATCTGTGAGGCAAG CGATTAAGAGAGAGCCCCATGTATTTCCAGGACATCAGCCAGAATTGGGCCCACCTCAGTACAGAAGTCTCCAAAAGTCCTGTTACATGATGGACTACGACCACTCCTAG
- the CFAP68 gene encoding cilia- and flagella-associated protein 68 isoform X3, with product MAYYSSDVKADGHGEVWFDFGPDSKLRQYGWRCTTKEDSYSNKTLLGNWNQERFDLRKIEERKPLPSQVLMYAHYFETSYSMDYNCKGNSSVRQAIKREPHVFPGHQPELGPPQYRSLQKSCYMMDYDHS from the exons ATGGCATATTATAGTTCTGATGTGAAAGCTGATGGGCATGGGGAAGTGTGGTttgactttgggcctgattctaaGCTCAGGCAGTATGGCTGGAGATGTACCACTAAAGAGGATTCCTATTCCAACAAGACTCTGCTGGGAAACTGGAACCAGGAGCGTTTTGACCTACGCAAAATAGAAGAAAGGAAGCCTTTACCTTCTCAGGTACTAATG TATGCTCACTATTTTGAAACCTCTTATTCTATGGATTACAACTGCAAAGGCAACTCATCTGTGAGGCAAG CGATTAAGAGAGAGCCCCATGTATTTCCAGGACATCAGCCAGAATTGGGCCCACCTCAGTACAGAAGTCTCCAAAAGTCCTGTTACATGATGGACTACGACCACTCCTAG